The Sesamum indicum cultivar Zhongzhi No. 13 linkage group LG2, S_indicum_v1.0, whole genome shotgun sequence genome contains a region encoding:
- the LOC105175183 gene encoding flavonoid 3'-monooxygenase-like, with translation MENSSWPLLALLHLAALAFLSKIVFRRHPKPNLPPGPKPWPVIGNLNLLGSIPHRSLHLLSQKYGDIMQLKFGKFPVVVASSPEMAKQFLKVHDTVFASRPALAAGKYTSYNYSDMTWAPYGPFWRQARKIYLSEVFSAKKLESWEHIRIEERHNFLARLYSLSGKPVILRPHLYRYNLSSISRMVLSSKYFSESEHDKSVVKLDELQEMVEEWFLLNGVFNIGDWIPWLSFLDLQGYVKRMKALQKKLDKFFSYVINDHQTRIATEKDPVQGDVVDALLQLAEDPNLEVKLTSDRIKGLLQGLVGAGTDTAATIIEWTIHELVKNPHVIEKGKEELDRVIGRNRWVEENDSSNLPYIDAIIMESMRLHPLSTILAPHYAMEDCKVAGYDISKGTAILINTWSIGRDPNSWDAPNEFLPERFVGKEIDPTGSNFALLPFGSGRRRCPGYNLGLKLVRTTFANLLHGFNFKLVDGMRPKDVCMEELYGLTAPPKEPLALIMEPILPKNFY, from the exons ATGGAGAACTCCTCTTGGCCATTATTAGCGTTACTACATCTAGCTGCATTAGCCTTTCTCTCCAAAATAGTCTTCAGACGACACCCGAAACCAAACCTTCCACCAGGACCAAAGCCCTGGCCTGTCATCGGCAATTTGAACCTGCTTGGTTCTATCCCGCATCGATCCCTTCACCTTTTATCCCAAAAGTACGGTGATATTATGCAACTAAAGTTTGGGAAATTCCCAGTTGTGGTTGCATCCTCCCCTGAGATGGCCAAACAGTTCCTAAAGGTACACGATACAGTTTTTGCCTCTAGACCTGCACTTGCTGCTGGTAAATACACTAGCTATAATTACTCAGACATGACATGGGCTCCCTACGGCCCTTTTTGGCGACAAGCACGTAAAATTTATCTCTCTGAGGTGTTCAGTGCAAAAAAACTAGAATCCTGGGAGCATATCCGTATTGAGGAGAGGCATAATTTCCTGGCCCGTCTATATTCCCTCTCTGGAAAGCCTGTCATACTCAGACCGCATTTATACCGTTATAATCTTTCCAGTATAAGTAGAATGGTATTAAGCAGCAAATATTTTAGTGAATCAGAACATGATAAGTCTGTAGTAAAGCTGGATGAATTGCAAGAGATGGTTGAAGAGTGGTTTTTGCTGAATGGGGTGTTCAATATTGGGGATTGGATACCATGGCTAAGTTTTCTTGATCTACAGGGATATGTTAAGAGAATGAAGGCTTTGCAGAAGAAATTGGACAAGTTTTTCAGCTATGTGATCAATGATCATCAAACTAGAATAGCAACAGAAAAAGACCCCGTCCAAGGAGATGTGGTAGATGCATTATTGCAGTTGGCTGAGGATCCTAATCTTGAAGTCAAACTCACAAGTGACCGTATCAAGGGATTATTACag ggccTAGTAGGTGCTGGCACAGATACCGCAGCTACGATAATCGAATGGACTATCCATGAACTTGTAAAAAATCCTCACGTAATTGAAAAGGGGAAAGAAGAGCTTGACAGGGTTATTGGAAGAAACAGATGGGTTGAAGAGAATGACTCCTCGAATTTACCTTATATTGATGCCATTATCATGGAGTCCATGAGGTTACATCCATTGTCGACAATTTTAGCCCCCCATTACGCCATGGAGGACTGCAAAGTTGCAGGCTATGATATATCAAAGGGTACAGCAATCCTCATCAATACATGGAGCATAGGGAGAGACCCCAACTCATGGGATGCACCCAATGAGTTCTTGCCGGAGAGGTTTGTGGGCAAAGAAATTGATCCGACGGGAAGTAATTTTGCCCTCTTACCATTTGGTTCTGGCCGGAGGAGATGTCCTGGATACAACCTTGGACTTAAGCTTGTTCGGACAACATTTGCTAATTTGCTGCATGGATTTAATTTCAAGTTGGTTGATGGCATGAGACCTAAAGATGTATGCATGGAAGAACTATATGGACTTACTGCACCTCCTAAAGAGCCTCTTGCACTCATTATGGAACCTATACTACCAAAGAATTTTTACTAA